One Halomonas sp. M4R1S46 genomic window carries:
- a CDS encoding sulfatase-like hydrolase/transferase produces MLDRFLSPRLQRPRWWALLTLGLALGFTAVTVTRLPTLAMWPIAAAWLWLGRTLRWGASPPDASAPRRWPWSLVPLILWGLYVYLADSFGIVDLGAVFFHLQAGIGEHGGGERLVVAALFTLAMLLVLAAFTWLVRVDPRWRRRERLLAVVLLVGNPLLIDLGQRGAAIVTEDGAWLDRRYVPPVIRAAPAEPPNLLIFYLESLERTYADRERFGDAYAPLAELGRRGVVFEGVRQLDNTGWTMAGMIASQCGTPLMPAGLLHDSQFEPLERVVPGVNCLGDLLDAQGYALSYLGGASTRFAGKGRFYTDHGFDRVRGRETLAPRLDDPDYLNSWGLYDDSLYGFVEEEVRRLEAEGGPWGLVSLSLGTHPPNGFPARDCRKRQGTFDGVDILYSVECSAWLVSRLVRRLEAEGLLEDTLVVIASDHLTMRVSAWDRLIAGPRANTFMLIGNDLPPRRIRVEASTMDVLPTVLEAMGFSLDRHRAGLGVSLLARDPTLVEEHGLETLNARLKEETALQARLWQGLDIRPPFPPSEFPPPRSTAAPGAPGTASAD; encoded by the coding sequence ATGCTTGATCGCTTCCTCTCCCCCCGGCTCCAACGGCCGCGCTGGTGGGCCCTGCTGACCCTGGGCCTGGCCCTGGGCTTTACCGCCGTCACCGTGACTCGCCTGCCGACCCTGGCGATGTGGCCGATCGCCGCCGCCTGGCTGTGGCTGGGCCGCACCCTGCGCTGGGGCGCCTCGCCGCCGGACGCGTCGGCGCCTCGCCGCTGGCCCTGGTCGCTGGTGCCGCTGATCCTGTGGGGCCTCTACGTCTATCTGGCCGACAGCTTCGGCATCGTCGACCTGGGCGCGGTCTTCTTCCATCTCCAGGCGGGCATCGGCGAGCACGGCGGCGGCGAGCGACTGGTCGTCGCCGCGCTCTTCACCCTGGCCATGCTGCTGGTGCTGGCGGCCTTCACCTGGCTGGTGCGCGTCGACCCGCGCTGGCGACGCCGGGAACGCCTGCTGGCCGTGGTCCTGCTGGTCGGCAACCCGCTGCTGATCGATCTCGGTCAGCGTGGCGCGGCCATCGTCACCGAGGACGGCGCCTGGCTGGATCGCCGCTACGTGCCGCCGGTGATCCGCGCGGCACCGGCCGAGCCGCCCAACCTGCTGATCTTCTATCTGGAAAGCCTGGAGCGTACCTACGCCGACCGCGAACGCTTCGGCGACGCCTATGCGCCGCTCGCCGAGCTGGGCCGGCGCGGCGTGGTCTTCGAGGGCGTGCGCCAGCTCGACAACACCGGCTGGACCATGGCCGGCATGATCGCCAGCCAGTGCGGCACGCCGCTGATGCCCGCCGGGCTGCTCCACGACAGCCAGTTCGAGCCCCTCGAGCGAGTCGTCCCGGGGGTCAACTGCCTGGGCGACCTGCTGGATGCCCAGGGCTATGCCCTGAGCTATCTCGGCGGCGCCAGCACCCGCTTCGCCGGCAAGGGGCGCTTCTATACCGACCATGGCTTCGATCGGGTGAGGGGGCGCGAGACCCTGGCGCCGCGCCTCGACGATCCGGACTACCTGAACAGCTGGGGCCTCTATGATGACAGCCTCTACGGCTTCGTGGAGGAAGAGGTGCGCCGCCTCGAGGCCGAGGGGGGGCCCTGGGGGCTAGTCAGCCTGAGTCTCGGCACCCATCCGCCCAACGGCTTCCCGGCACGCGACTGCCGCAAGCGGCAGGGGACGTTCGACGGCGTGGATATCCTCTACTCGGTGGAATGCTCGGCCTGGCTGGTGAGCCGCCTGGTGCGCCGCCTGGAGGCCGAGGGACTGCTGGAGGATACCCTGGTGGTGATCGCCAGCGACCACCTGACCATGCGCGTCTCGGCGTGGGACCGGCTGATCGCCGGGCCCCGCGCCAATACCTTCATGCTGATCGGCAATGATCTCCCGCCCCGCCGCATCCGGGTCGAGGCCTCGACCATGGACGTGCTGCCCACGGTGCTGGAAGCCATGGGGTTCTCCCTCGACCGCCACCGGGCCGGCCTCGGCGTCTCGCTGCTCGCCCGCGACCCGACCCTCGTCGAGGAGCACGGCCTGGAGACCCTCAACGCCCGGCTCAAGGAGGAGACGGCCCTGCAGGCGCGCCTGTGGCAGGGCCTGGACATCCGTCCGCCCTTTCCCCCGTCGGAGTTCCCGCCGCCTAGGTCGACAGCAGCGCCCGGAGCACCCGGGACGGCGTCAGCAGATTGA